One genomic segment of Desulforamulus reducens MI-1 includes these proteins:
- the smc gene encoding chromosome segregation protein SMC, protein MVLKRMDIQGFKSFGDRVKLELHSGLSVVVGPNGSGKSNISDAISWCLGEQRASSLRGGRMEDVIFAGSAKRKPVGLAEVTLTLDNTAKMFSLPYEEVSVTRRLYRSGESEYLINKVPCRLKDIHALFMDTGLGRGAYSLIGQGKVDEILSSRPEERRSIIEEAAGIVKYRHRKEEALRKLTSAQQDLNRVSDIINELSGRIDPLAEQAEKAKQYKMLYEQAWNLELSLYKRDWDDLSVKVNDLASQLESLKLEYKDERPALEEEITQAKSEFLKIEASISLLKEQILELDGGIDRLKNKQALTIEQINHQVSEYQRIEQYQKDSTVFLQQLNQELTVEKEKIRQIKESIELENTSDSHQILEGIEQEVLQKQDLFQNLNTDLIEQLNRVANQRNIQNQAMDRKEQLSHRREHIERVAQEVHDQGISLQSNIDAAQKRVEELNQKKLQLAEEQQKSEVKLEKLRDELMRVQSKLLAVKEEMVAKHSRLKVLEENLNSHTGFIKPVRELLRAVTNNNSRALGICGAVADLIKVPKGFETAMEAALGGALQNIVTETSQQAKEAIDYLKRQNLGRATFLPLDSLRPTPPGDWEKRALGLPGVVGLAANLIEVELKYRVVVELLLGRLVVVDTLDNAIQVARQMQQRLRIVTLTGELFNPGGSLSGGGTVRNIGGMLHTRRERDELAKVVQDLHNQVHKLTGILGEQQQHQRQCTEQYKVSQQQLVTLGLELQAAEMDLTKAKEALARANERRQESQYQMHNIEQEMAQWSQSEQEAAAKLALLEQELEQLQRDISITQEELAKAREKKADMENNLYQEKVRQAELRQEMLGVQKIINRLEKEIEERKISLASSQELLQQMDKRKGELQEQLSQVGMDLKRLQQEHQMAMGNLKAEQAKQGAVSENLGNLEKRLQEKQQLWLQTSQKVHAMELQQTRIQTELELLKTRLRENGIEDPSQLAVEPAANKKQARSDLQDLKSRMAEMGAVNAGAEDEYQEVMKRYHFLEEQRADLEESRNSLEQLIDELNKLMSSQFENAFKIINKNFSHVFEQLFGGGGASMNLTGGDALTCGIEITARPPGKKNQSLSLLSGGERALTAIALLFAILKYKPSPFCVLDEIEASLDEANVNRFAEYLSNTSNEVQFIVISHRKGTMEKAQALYGATMDEAGVTRILSMSMETVRGKKQLA, encoded by the coding sequence TTGGTTTTAAAAAGAATGGATATACAGGGCTTTAAGTCCTTTGGTGACCGTGTTAAGTTAGAGTTGCATTCTGGCTTGTCCGTTGTTGTGGGTCCCAACGGGAGTGGGAAAAGTAATATTTCGGATGCCATAAGCTGGTGCCTGGGTGAACAGAGGGCTTCTTCTCTAAGGGGCGGTCGCATGGAAGATGTGATCTTTGCCGGCAGTGCTAAAAGAAAACCTGTTGGTTTGGCAGAAGTGACTTTAACATTAGATAATACGGCAAAAATGTTCTCCCTGCCCTATGAGGAAGTATCAGTTACACGGCGCTTATACCGTTCTGGAGAAAGTGAGTACTTGATTAACAAGGTGCCCTGCAGGCTTAAGGATATCCATGCACTATTTATGGATACCGGTTTAGGCCGCGGGGCCTACTCTCTTATTGGGCAAGGTAAAGTCGATGAAATTTTAAGCAGCAGGCCCGAGGAAAGACGCTCTATCATTGAAGAAGCGGCAGGCATTGTAAAATACCGACACCGAAAGGAAGAGGCCCTGCGGAAACTAACTTCCGCGCAGCAGGATTTAAACAGGGTTTCCGATATTATCAACGAATTGTCGGGACGCATCGACCCACTGGCAGAACAGGCTGAGAAGGCGAAGCAATATAAAATGCTATATGAGCAGGCCTGGAACTTGGAATTATCTTTGTACAAAAGGGATTGGGATGATCTTTCAGTTAAAGTTAATGATTTGGCAAGCCAACTGGAAAGTTTAAAACTAGAATACAAGGATGAAAGACCAGCCCTTGAGGAAGAAATCACTCAAGCTAAGTCTGAGTTCCTTAAAATAGAAGCGTCAATCAGTCTCTTAAAAGAACAAATTCTTGAGTTGGACGGTGGCATAGACCGTTTAAAAAATAAACAAGCCTTAACCATTGAGCAAATTAATCATCAGGTTTCTGAATATCAAAGAATAGAACAGTATCAAAAGGATTCCACGGTATTTTTGCAGCAACTTAACCAGGAGCTAACTGTAGAAAAGGAAAAGATTAGACAGATTAAGGAAAGTATTGAGTTGGAGAATACCTCCGATTCCCATCAGATACTGGAAGGTATCGAACAGGAAGTTTTGCAAAAGCAGGATTTGTTTCAAAACCTTAACACTGATTTAATTGAACAGTTGAATAGGGTGGCCAACCAACGAAACATTCAAAACCAAGCTATGGACCGTAAGGAACAGCTAAGTCATCGCCGGGAGCATATAGAAAGGGTGGCCCAGGAAGTTCATGACCAGGGAATATCCTTGCAGTCTAACATAGATGCAGCCCAAAAAAGAGTTGAGGAACTCAATCAGAAAAAGCTGCAGTTGGCGGAGGAACAGCAGAAGTCAGAGGTTAAGTTGGAGAAGTTACGTGACGAGTTGATGCGGGTGCAATCTAAGCTCTTGGCCGTGAAGGAAGAAATGGTTGCTAAGCATTCCCGACTCAAGGTTTTGGAAGAAAACCTGAACTCCCACACGGGTTTCATAAAACCAGTTAGGGAGTTGCTAAGGGCGGTCACCAATAACAATAGCCGTGCCCTTGGTATATGCGGTGCTGTGGCGGATCTGATCAAAGTTCCCAAGGGTTTTGAGACTGCCATGGAGGCTGCACTGGGAGGAGCACTGCAAAATATCGTTACAGAAACATCCCAGCAAGCCAAAGAAGCCATTGATTATTTGAAGAGGCAAAACCTTGGGCGAGCTACCTTTCTGCCCCTTGATTCATTACGACCAACTCCTCCTGGTGACTGGGAAAAAAGGGCCCTGGGACTACCTGGTGTTGTTGGACTAGCAGCCAATCTTATTGAGGTAGAACTTAAATACCGTGTGGTGGTTGAATTGCTACTGGGACGTCTGGTGGTGGTTGATACCCTGGATAATGCCATTCAGGTTGCCAGACAAATGCAGCAAAGACTCCGTATTGTAACCCTGACAGGCGAATTATTTAACCCAGGAGGCTCATTATCCGGAGGTGGTACTGTCCGGAATATCGGAGGTATGCTGCATACCCGCAGGGAGAGGGATGAACTGGCTAAAGTTGTACAGGATCTGCATAATCAGGTACATAAACTGACGGGAATTCTTGGGGAACAACAGCAACATCAACGGCAATGCACTGAACAATATAAGGTTTCGCAGCAGCAATTAGTAACCCTGGGATTGGAGCTTCAGGCGGCGGAAATGGATTTAACCAAAGCCAAGGAAGCATTGGCCAGAGCCAATGAGCGCAGGCAGGAAAGCCAATACCAAATGCACAATATTGAACAGGAAATGGCCCAGTGGTCTCAGTCCGAGCAGGAAGCAGCGGCTAAACTGGCATTACTGGAACAGGAACTGGAACAATTGCAAAGGGATATTAGCATCACCCAGGAAGAGCTTGCAAAGGCCAGGGAGAAAAAGGCTGATATGGAGAATAATCTCTATCAAGAAAAAGTTCGGCAGGCTGAATTGCGACAGGAAATGCTTGGCGTGCAAAAAATTATTAACCGTCTGGAAAAGGAAATTGAAGAACGAAAGATATCTTTAGCGTCATCCCAGGAGCTATTACAGCAAATGGACAAGAGAAAAGGTGAATTGCAAGAACAGTTATCCCAGGTAGGTATGGACTTAAAGCGCTTGCAACAGGAACATCAAATGGCCATGGGAAATCTTAAGGCAGAACAGGCCAAACAGGGGGCTGTCAGCGAAAACCTTGGGAATCTTGAGAAAAGATTGCAGGAGAAGCAGCAGCTCTGGTTGCAGACTAGTCAGAAGGTACATGCCATGGAACTACAGCAGACCCGTATTCAAACAGAATTGGAACTTTTGAAAACAAGACTGAGGGAAAACGGGATAGAGGATCCTTCTCAATTGGCTGTTGAACCTGCTGCAAATAAAAAACAAGCCCGTAGTGATTTACAAGATCTTAAGTCCCGTATGGCCGAAATGGGAGCAGTGAATGCCGGGGCAGAGGACGAGTACCAGGAAGTTATGAAAAGGTATCATTTCCTTGAGGAGCAAAGGGCAGATTTGGAGGAAAGTAGAAACTCCTTAGAGCAATTAATTGATGAACTGAACAAGCTAATGTCTAGCCAATTTGAGAATGCTTTTAAGATTATTAACAAAAATTTTTCCCATGTGTTTGAGCAGTTATTTGGAGGGGGTGGCGCCTCAATGAATCTAACTGGTGGAGATGCTCTAACCTGTGGCATAGAAATTACAGCTCGTCCACCGGGTAAGAAAAACCAAAGCTTATCATTACTATCTGGTGGGGAAAGGGCCTTAACAGCCATTGCACTGTTATTTGCTATCCTAAAGTATAAACCCAGCCCCTTTTGTGTACTGGATGAAATTGAAGCCTCTCTGGATGAAGCCAATGTGAACCGATTTGCTGAATATTTATCTAATACATCCAATGAGGTTCAATTTATTGTGATTAGCCACCGCAAAGGCACCATGGAAAAAGCGCAGGCCCTTTATGGTGCAACCATGGATGAGGCTGGTGTAACGCGGATTCTATCCATGTCCATGGAAACGGTTCGGGGCAAAAAACAGTTGGCTTAA
- the rnc gene encoding ribonuclease III: MSKQDEQANRLKTRLGFKWHNPTLLIQALTHSSCVHENRGHGLCHNQRLEFLGDAVLELIISEHLYKMFPDRTEGELTKMRASSVCEPSLAKVARGLDLGRCLRMGRGEERSGGRERPSILADAFEALLGAIYLDQGLEISRHFVLNCLSSIIDDVVAGRLDRDYKTELQEILQQSSPDPLTYTIMDESGPDHDKTFTAGVIYKGKVIGKGSGHSKKEAEQQAAKDAFQHLEGMGKSGHKSAGPIR; encoded by the coding sequence TTGTCTAAACAAGACGAGCAAGCTAATCGCCTGAAAACACGTTTGGGTTTTAAGTGGCATAATCCTACACTGCTGATACAGGCACTAACGCATAGTTCTTGTGTTCATGAAAACAGGGGGCATGGTTTGTGTCATAATCAAAGATTAGAATTTTTAGGGGATGCAGTTTTAGAGCTGATTATCAGTGAACACTTATATAAAATGTTCCCAGATCGAACTGAAGGCGAGCTAACGAAAATGAGGGCATCTTCAGTATGTGAGCCCTCCTTGGCAAAGGTAGCCCGGGGATTGGACCTGGGCCGTTGCCTGCGCATGGGGCGTGGAGAAGAACGTTCCGGCGGCAGGGAGCGGCCATCCATCTTGGCTGATGCCTTTGAGGCATTACTGGGTGCTATTTATTTGGATCAGGGGTTGGAAATTTCCAGACATTTTGTTTTAAACTGCCTCAGTTCTATTATCGACGATGTTGTGGCTGGAAGATTGGATAGGGATTATAAAACAGAATTACAAGAAATACTGCAACAATCATCTCCAGACCCCTTAACCTACACCATCATGGATGAATCCGGCCCCGATCATGACAAAACCTTTACAGCCGGGGTGATCTACAAAGGAAAGGTCATCGGTAAGGGGAGCGGTCACTCTAAAAAAGAAGCTGAACAACAGGCAGCAAAGGATGCCTTTCAGCATCTTGAAGGCATGGGAAAATCCGGCCATAAATCAGCTGGACCAATCCGATAA
- the fabF gene encoding beta-ketoacyl-ACP synthase II: MSKRVVVTGLGVISPVGTGLDKFWTALTSGVSGIARITRFDPSEYSTQIAGEVKDFDYSKYLDKKEARRMDKFSQYAVVSAAMAIEDAGLDLEALDKDHTGVIVGSGIGGMETFEEQCKVLVNRGPNRISPFLIPMMIANMAAGQIAIKFGLRGPNITTITACASSGNAIGDAFKLIQRGNAEVVITGGTEAPITPLAVAGFCAAKAMTTNNDEPEQASRPFDANRDGFVMGEGAAMLVLETLEHAQKRGAHIYAEIVGYGSTCDAYHITAPDPEGYGASSAMRMALEDAGLKPEDVQYINAHGTSTPVGDVAEVGAIKKVFGEHAYKLVVSSTKSMTGHMLGAAGAIEGMASILTIKNSMVPPTINYENPDPDCDLDFVPNEAREMNVDVALSNSFGFGGHNVTLAFKKFNF; the protein is encoded by the coding sequence TTGTCAAAACGGGTTGTTGTAACCGGTCTGGGAGTAATCTCCCCTGTGGGCACCGGGCTGGACAAATTCTGGACTGCACTTACTTCGGGTGTTTCTGGAATTGCCAGAATCACCAGGTTCGACCCGTCCGAATACTCCACCCAAATAGCGGGTGAGGTAAAGGATTTTGATTACTCTAAGTATCTAGATAAAAAAGAGGCCCGTCGTATGGACAAGTTTTCCCAATATGCAGTGGTTTCAGCGGCCATGGCCATAGAAGATGCGGGTCTTGACTTGGAGGCTTTGGATAAGGACCATACCGGTGTTATCGTTGGCTCTGGTATTGGTGGAATGGAAACCTTTGAGGAACAATGCAAGGTATTGGTAAACCGGGGACCTAACCGGATTAGTCCCTTCCTGATCCCCATGATGATTGCCAATATGGCGGCAGGCCAGATCGCCATTAAATTTGGTCTAAGGGGTCCCAACATTACAACCATTACTGCTTGCGCTTCCAGTGGTAATGCCATAGGCGATGCCTTTAAGCTAATTCAAAGGGGTAATGCTGAGGTTGTGATCACTGGTGGAACGGAGGCACCGATTACACCCCTGGCCGTAGCAGGATTCTGTGCTGCCAAGGCCATGACAACTAATAATGATGAACCCGAGCAAGCTAGCAGACCCTTTGATGCTAATCGGGACGGGTTTGTTATGGGTGAGGGTGCAGCCATGCTGGTGCTGGAAACGCTGGAACATGCTCAAAAACGGGGAGCTCATATCTATGCTGAAATCGTAGGTTATGGTAGTACCTGCGATGCTTACCATATTACCGCTCCAGACCCGGAAGGATATGGTGCATCATCAGCTATGCGCATGGCTCTGGAAGATGCAGGATTAAAACCGGAGGATGTTCAGTATATCAACGCCCATGGTACTTCTACTCCCGTAGGGGATGTGGCGGAGGTTGGGGCTATTAAAAAAGTATTTGGAGAACATGCCTATAAGTTAGTGGTAAGCTCAACCAAGTCCATGACCGGGCACATGCTGGGAGCAGCTGGAGCCATAGAAGGAATGGCCTCCATTCTAACCATTAAAAATAGTATGGTACCGCCTACCATTAACTATGAAAACCCTGATCCTGATTGTGATTTGGATTTTGTACCCAATGAGGCCAGAGAAATGAATGTCGATGTGGCACTTTCTAACTCCTTTGGCTTCGGGGGACATAACGTAACACTGGCCTTTAAAAAGTTTAATTTTTAG
- the acpP gene encoding acyl carrier protein: MFDKVKAIIVDQLGVEEAEVKMEASFVDDLGADSLDIVELVMALEEEFGLEIPDEEAEKIRTVGDAVKFIQDRQ, translated from the coding sequence ATGTTTGATAAGGTTAAAGCAATTATTGTGGATCAACTGGGTGTTGAGGAAGCTGAAGTAAAAATGGAAGCTTCTTTTGTGGATGATCTGGGCGCTGATTCTCTTGATATTGTTGAGTTAGTAATGGCTTTAGAAGAAGAATTCGGTCTGGAAATCCCTGATGAAGAGGCAGAAAAAATTCGCACTGTAGGCGATGCCGTTAAGTTTATTCAGGACCGCCAGTAG